The genomic DNA GACCGGCATGGGCGTGTCCGGCGTCTACGTCGCCGACGACAGCGGCGGGTGGGTCTGCCAGATCGGTTGATCCACCGCGGAATCAGGCGTCGTCGTCATCGGTGCCGACCGCGAGGGTGTGCAGGTTCAGGGCGATCCGGATCGCGAGCGATTCCGGATCGCCCTGCCACCGCGGCCCGAGGAACTCGGTCACACGACGGAGTCGCTTGATGATCGTGTTGGGGTGCAAGTCCAGCGTCCGCGCAGTGGCCGCGGTGTTCATGTTCTCCGCGAAGAAGACCTGCATCGTCCGCACCAGCTCCGACGTACTGTGCCGGTCGAACTCGATGACCGGGCCGATGGTGTCGTCGAGGAAGCGGACGACCGAGTCGACTGTCACTGACCGTAGGAGCGGCAGATGCGCCGGGAACTCATCGACGTCGAAGGCACCACTGGTACGGCCCAGCGACTGCAGCAGTTCCAACGCGGCTCCGGCCGTCCGATGCGCGTCCCCGAGTCCACCGCCCACGGGGTCGCTTACGGCGGCGGCACAGACGAGAGTCCCGACACCCGTCCGGCTCCGTACCGTCGCCGCGACCTCCGTCGCGACCCTCTTCGCACCGTCGCGCTCCGTGAGGATCACCACCGTGTGATCGACCACGAGAACGGCATCGTGCGCCGGGCCGCCCGCGCGGAGCGCACCGGCGAACTGCTCGGGATCACTCCGCAGGGGCACCGCAACGACCGCGACGACGCGATCGGCATCCAGAGCGAAGCCCCGCCGCGCGAGACGCGCTCTCGCCGCGTCGCTCACCGGACCGCGTCCGGCCACCAAGGCGCGCAACTGGACTCCGTCGATGGCCCCGTTCGGTGCATCGGGTGGCTCGAGCCGCCGCACGGCCACGAGCGCGAACAGCGTCACCAAGCGCTGCACCGCTCGGATATCGGTGTCGTCGACGGGGCGCTCGAAGACGACCACAACGGCACCGACGTAACGATCGGCGGCCCGGGCCGGCACGAAAAGCGCGAATCCCTCGCGGTGTTCGACGAGCGCAGTCCCCTCTGTCCGTCGCACGTCCGATATTCCGTCCAGGATCCACCTGTCCCGCAGCGGATCCAACTCCGAACCCTCCGGGGCCGTGGCAACCGCTCGATCAGCGGCGTCGACGCCGAGCGCCGCCACGACCCCCTCGCACGTGTCGACGATGGTGTCGACCACTTCGGCCCGCCCCGCCCCGCGCAGGATTCGCGCAAGCAGGGCGTCGTGCGCGGTGACCGAGCGCGTCAGCCGGTTCCGCGTTGCGGCGATGCCGGACACCGCAGCCTCCAGACGTGCGAGGGACTCGGCACGCTGAATGACAGGTGCTGTGGCATGCGCGATCTCCGCCAACCGCGTCGTATCGCCCTCATCGAACATGTCGGTGGCGCGACCGTTCGTGAACACCGCGCCGATCGCGACTCCTCCCACCACGAGCGGTGCGCACATCGCGGAGACCACGCCGTCCGCCCGGCATGCATCGTCGAGCAGGTCGTCGTGTTCGAAGGATCTGTCGGCCGCGTAGTCGCCGGTGCGAACCGGAAGGAGTTGCTCGGCGGCCCTCCCCCACAGGCCGTGGCCGCGCGGGGCCCTCCCGAACCGGAATTCGGGCGAGATCAGGCCGGTCGACGCGGCGACGGCCAGATCGCCGGTCTCGACGGACGCCAGAGCCACGAAGACGATCTCGGCGCGGGGAACCGCTCGGGCGGCCGCCTTGACGAGGGCTCGGCAGGCTTCTTCGACGCCGTTCGCGGTGCTCACCTCGCGCACTGCGTCGACGACCGCGCCGAGCTCCGCGATGCGTCGCGCGGCGCCGTCCACCTGCCGGCCCACCACTCATCTCCTCCCGTCGACGGCGGACAGCGGTGCCCGCGAGAGCGCACCGAGGACCGCGGGGTCCTGGAGCTCGAGCCATGCGACGAGGTCGACGTGCGTGATGCACAGGGTCTCGGCACGACCGCAGACGTCCGCCATGAAATCAGCGGTCGCCGGATTGAAGGCGTTGCCGTTCCACTCGTTGAAATGGTTCGCGATCACGAGGGGCGCACGATTTCCCGCGTAGGCCCGATCGTACATGTAATGGTAGGTCTCCTTGACGATGCGCCGCAGCCGAATCGCGTCGCCCGGAATGTTCTTCGCACCATTGACCGAGACCCAGAAATTGAAGTCGAGCGCCGTCTGTGCACGCTTCAAGGGCGGCGAGTATGCGTACGGGATCGCGAATTCCCAGATCCCTCGGACCTTCTTCGGCCATGCCAGCCCCGTGACCTCCGCCGGCTGCGAGGAATCCCAGGTCATTCCGTGCGCCATCAGGGCGGGGAACAGCGTGCCGGGAGCCCCCTCGAGACACTGCGTCCGGCCGCCCTTCACGACAGTGCGGGGAAACGCGAGATCCGGGCCGTGGAGAATTCCGGTGTTGCGCCTCCAGTTCTGCATCAATGCGAAGAACTGATCCAGTTCGTGATTCCAATCCCGGGTGGACCATCGTTCTCCCGGATACCGATCACCACGACAGAAATGCCCCACGTAATGCGTACCGAGCTCGTGGCCGCCGAACCACGTTCGATTGAGATAGTGGATTTGCTGAACCACCTCGGCCTTCGTGCCCCCGAAACCGATCGCCGCCTCCCCGGGGCGGTGCCCTGGGCCCCGGTACTGCCGCCGAGCATCGTCGGTGAGGAAGTAGAGGCCTGTCATCAGCGCGGTGAACCGTGCATTGCTCCGCTCCGCGGTGCGAAGGAAGAGATCCCAGTTGGGACTGACACCCACCCCGTCGAAGGAGAACAGGACGAACTGGGGCGGGCGCTCACCCGGTGCGAGGCGCCGCATCGGAAGGTTGCTCGCCGGCCGCACCGGTGCCGGACCGGACGGCATCGACGCCCCGATCGATACCGACGGCTCAGGAGACGCGATGCCGGGCACCGCACATCCCGAGTTCGCCATCACGATCAGTAGCGCGCCGACGCACAGCCTCAGGACACGTCCGCGCCCCCACTCCACAGGCCCCCCAATCCCGAAACGTCGACCACGGGCCGGGTCCTCCCCCCATCCCGCCAGGTGCAGCCTATTCCCAGAATTCACTTCAGCGCATCGTCAGAATCCAACACCGCAGGACCGGTCCGGTAGTTGCTACCACCACTCACGGCGTCGAATCATCTTCGAACGCAAAGATGTTCGCCGCGCATAGGTTCGGCGACTCTTCTTCGCGCCTCAGGCGAGGGCGGCCTCCGCGATCGCGGCGTCCTGCTCGGGGGCTCCGCCCGAGACGCCCAGCCCGCCGAGCAACTGTCCGTCGGTGCCGAACAGTGGCACGCCGCCGCCCACGAGGAGCAGGCCGCCGGCGTGGATGTGGTCGAAGTGCAGGGCGGGCTGCCCGATCTGGAGCGGAGCGGCGAGCCCCGCGGTCGGGGCCTGGAACATCACAGAGGTCCGCGCCTTGGCGATGGCGAGCTCGTTCGACGCGAGCCACGCACCGTCAGTGCGGGCGAAGGCCACGAGGTTCGCGCCCCTGTCGAGTACCGCGAAGACCGCCTTGACGCCCGCCTCCCGGGCGGCGCGGTCGGCGGTGGCGATGAGTTCCTGTGCGCGCGTGAGCGTGATGTCAGACATTCTGCGTCCATTCCTTCTCCTGCCACTGCTTCGCGGCGTCGATGGTCGCGAGCGGACGCATGGTGCGGTAGAGATGCTCGTCGGCGGGAATGATCTCGACCATCGCATCGACCATCTCCTGCGGGTCGGCCTGGTCGGCGAGGCTGTCGCCGAAGTCCGGCATCGGTACCACCGCGGCACCGGCGTCGTACCACTGCACGTGGCTCTCCGCACCCGTGTCGTTGAACCCGGTACCGAAGACGCCGGGGTTCACAGTGGCCACCTGCACGCCGTACGGCTCGAGTTCCGCCTTCATCGAACCGGCGATCGCCTCGATCGCGTGCTTCGTCGCGCAGTACGCGCCCACGAAGGGCACCACCAGGATTCCGCCCATCGAGGAGGTCCACACCACCTTGCCCGATTTCCGTGCGACCATCTTCGGCACGATTCCCTGCACCAGCGCCACGTGCCCGAAGACGTTGATCTCGAACGACTCCCGCATCCGCTGAAGCGGCACGTCCACGATCGACCCGCTCTCCATCACGCCGGCGTTGAGCACCAGCACATCGGGGTCGAACGACGCGGCGTGCCGGATATCGATCTCGTCGCGCAGATCGAGCTTGATCACCTCGAACCGCACACCGGCCTCCGCCGCCTCCGCGCGCAGGCTCCGCACCTGTGGCCAGGTCTCCGCCGTCGCTACCACCTCATGCCCCCGCCGGGCGAGTTCGATGGCTGCGCCGGCACCGAAACCCGAACTGGCCCCGGTGATCAGAATCTTCTTCGGCATCGCGCCTCCTTAGTTCCGCCCGCGCACCGCGAGCGCCGACTCCGAGCCTGCAACACGTCACACCGTTTGTCAATAACTAGTTAGTTACCTTCTATGTGCGTGGACGGTATCCTCCTCCTGTGCCACCCGACGCCACGGAGACGAAGCGGCGAATACTCGACGCCGCGCGCCGGGAGTTCGCCGAATTCGGGCTCGCCGGGGCGCGGATCGACCGCATTGCCGAGCACGCGTCGGCCAACAAGCGCTCGATTTACGTGCACTTCGGCCCCAAGGAGGACCTGTTCGACCTGATCGTCGTCGACGCCCTCCGCACGATGGCCGACGCGGTCCGGTTCGATGCCGACGACCTGCCGGGCTACGCGGGCCGGCTCTACGATTACCTACTCGCCGAGCCCAGTACGCTACGGCTCTCGACGTGGGCGAACCTGGAACGGCCGACGAGCACCGACGACGAGGGCACCACCTACCGTGAGAAGGTCGATGCCCTGCGTCCGGCCTACGGCGATGCCGCCGTCGACGCGCTCGTGCTCACATTGGGCCTGGTCACGGCCTGGTTCTCCGCCTCCCCCGCGTTGACCTCGCTCTCCGTCACGAGCGACCCCACCAACGGCGCCGCCGCTCGACGGGCCGTCGTCGTCGCGACGACGGCCGCCGCGGTGGCCGCGATCCCGACCTCCGGCGCGGGGTCGTGATACCGAACTAGACCGAGCGGAGCGCCGACGCCGCGGCGTGCCATCCGACCATGCCGTGCACGCCGGGCGCACCGGCGGCGGAGGAGCAGAGGAAGACGCGGTCCGTGAGGCGATAGGGATCCACCAGCTTCGGCCGGCGCACCAACTGCGCGGGCAGAGCGGCGCCTGCCGCGATGTCGCCGCCGACGAGGTTGGCGTTCCCCGCCTGCAGGGACGCGGGCCCGACGGACCGCGTCAGGGCGATCCGCTCCCGCACGCCCGGCGCGTGTCGCTCGACCTCCGCGACGATCGACTCGGTGAGATCGCCGGGGAAACCGTTGGGGCAGTGCGCGTACATCGACACCGGCGCAAGCGAACCGGCGCAGCGCGACGGGTCGGCGAGGTACTGCTGCGACAGGATGATCACGGGCCGCTCCGGCATCCGGCCGCGGTTCACCATCAGCTCCTTGCGGGCGATCTCCCGCGCCGTGCCGCCCAGGTGGACGAAGGCGGACCGTCTGAGGGCCTCGTGCACCCACGGGATTCCGCCGTCGACCACCAGATCCACCTTGAACGCCGCCGGCCCGAACCGCCACTGCCGGGCGCGCCGTCGCAACCACCGCGGCGCACGGTCGCCGAGCAGGTCCCGCGCCGCGGGCAGGCCGGTGTCGAGCACCACGAGGTCCGCGTCGGGCAGCGTCGTCACCCGCTCCCCCGTCCGGATGCTGGCGCCGTGCGCCAGCGCGATCGCGGCGAGCGCGTCCGAGATGCGCTGCGAGCCGCCGAGGGGAACGGGCCACGGCCGCACGCCCGCGAGCAGATACCCGATCGACGACGTCATCGGCAGGTGCTGCGGGGTGATGGAATGCGCTGCCACCCCGGCGAAGACGGCGCCGCCCGTGCGTCCGAGCGCGGCGGCGGTCGCCGACGCCGGGAGCAGGAACCGCGGGCCCCACCGCGTCGCGACGACGGGGTGCCGCGGCACGTCCGTGAGGGGCCCGAAGAAGACCGGCATGGCCTCCGGCCCGCAGTCCGGCACGTCCGCAAGGGTGCCGACGGCGTCCGCCGGCTCCGGGGACAACGGGTGCGCCACGTCGATCTCCGCCGTGCCCCATTCGATCTCGACCCCCACCTCGCGGAGGGCGGGCGAGGCGTACGCGAGGGGGTGTCCCGTCGAGAACCGGTCGACGACGGTGCCGCGCAGCCGGTCGGAACGGCACGCCCCGCCCACGGTGGCCTCGGCCTCGAGCACCGTCACATCCAGTCCCTCGCGGGCCAGGCGCGCGGCTGCGGTGAGCCCGTTGGGGCCGGATCCGACGACGACGGCGGAGGTCATGCCCCCACGGTAGCCGTGCGGGCCACTAGGCTGCGGGGCATGCGCACCGTCGGACGCCTCCAGCCCTTCACGTCGACGATCTTCGCGGAGATCTCGGCGCTCGCCGCCGAGACCGGCGCGGTCAACCTGGGGCAGGGTTTCCCGGACACGGACGGTCCGGCGGGCATGCTCCAGGCCGCGAAGGACGCCATCGACGGAGGCCTCAACCAGTACCCGCCCGGCGACGGCCTGCCCGAGCTGCGCCGCGCCGTCTCCGCGCAGGTGGAGCGCGAGTACGGCCTGCGCTACGACCCCGACGGCGAGGTGCTGGTCACCGTCGGTGCCTCCGAGGGGATCGCGGCGGCGGTGCTGGGGCTGGTCGAGCCCGGCCGCGAGGTGATCCTGATCGAGCCCTTCTACGACTCGTACGCCGCAACGGTGGCGATGGCGGGCGCGCACCGCGTGGTGGTGCCGCTCGTCGAGGACGGCGGCCGCTACGTCCTCGACCCCGAGCTGCTGCGCGGCGCGGTCACGGAGCGAACCGCGGCGATCATCGTGAACTCGCCGCACAACCCCACCGGCACGGTGCTCTCCGATGCGGACCTGCAGCTCATCGCCGACGTGTGCGTCGAGCGCGATCTGCTCTGCTTCACCGACGAGGTCTACGAGTACCTGCTCTTCGACGGCCGCGTGCACCGGCCGCTCGCCGCCTTCGACGGGATGCGCGACCGCACCGTGCGGATCTCGGGCGCCGCCAAGACGTTCAACGTGACCGGCTGGAAGGTCGGCTGGATCACGGCGCCGCGCGAGCTGGCGGACGCCTGCCGGTCCGCGAAGCAGTGGCTCACCTTCACGGGCGCGACGCCGCTCCAGCGCGCCGTCGCGCACGCGCTCGACACCGAGTCGTCCTGGCTCGAGAAGCTCGCGCCGGCCCTGCAGGACAATCGCGACCTCCTCTCGGAGGCGCTGCGCGCCACCGGGTTCACGGTGCACCCGTCGGAGGGCACCTACTTCGTCGTCGCCGATGCGCGCGGGCTCGGCTTCGAGGACGCCGGAGCCCTGTGCAGGGCGATGCCCGCGCGGATCGGCGTCGCGGCGGTCCCGGTGAGCGCGCTCGCCGACGACCAGCGGCGCTGGGGGCACCTGCTGCGCTTCGCCTTCGCCAAGCGCGAGCACGTGCTCACCGAGGGCGCGCAGCGGCTCCGCGCGCTCGGACCGGGCGGCCGGACCTAGGCGAAGGCGGGGATGACCTCGCGCTCGAACAGCTCGAGTCCCGAGGTGTCGTAGGCGATCTCGGGGAAGTAGCAGATCGCGTAGGTCATGCCCTCGGCCTCGAGTCGCTTGAGGTTGGCCACGATGTCCCCGGGCGTCCCCACGCCCGGCATCCCGAGGTAGGCGCCCATCTCGGCGTCGACCGCCGCCTCCGGTACGTGCTCAAGCAGCCGGTTGCGCGTCTCGTCGAGGCGGGTCTGCACGTCGCGGGCGGCCTCGCCGATCGTGATGTTGTAGTTCGCGGAGCGGGTGATCGCGTCGAAATCGGTGCCCACGTCCGCACAGTGCTTCCGCAGCACCTCCGACTTGTGGGCGAAGCCCTCGAAGGTCCCGTCGAAGTTGGTGTACTGCGCGTACTGCGCGGCGATCCGCAGCGTCTTCTTCTCGCCGCCGCCGGCGACCCACAGCGGGATGCCGCCGTCCTGCGGCGGCCGGGGCTCGCAGAGGGCACCGTCCACCTGGTAGTACTTTCCGTCGAGCGTCGCCGAGCCCTCGGTCCACGCCTGCCGCAGGATCTGGATGCCCTCGTCCAGGCGGCCGAGCCGCTCGCCCGCCGACGGGAAGCCGTAGCCGTACGCCCGCCACTCGTGCTCGTACCAGCCGCCGCCGATGCCCATCTGCGTGCGGCCGCCGGAGATCAGGTCGACGGTGGCGGCGACCTTCGCCAGGTAGGCCGGGTTCCGGTAACTCATGGCCGTACACATCTGGCCGAGCTTGACGCGGTTCGTGGTCGCGGCCAGCGCCGACATCAGCGTCCACGCCTCGTGCGTCGCCTCGCGGCTCGGGACCGGGGTGGTGTGGAAGTGGTCGTACACCCACACCGAGTCCCAGGGGCCCGTATCGGCGCGCTGGGCCAGGCCGTTCATGACGGACCAGTGGTCCGCCGGGTCGATGCCGACGAGGTCGAAGCGCCAGCCTTGCGGGAGGAAGAGTCCGAATCGCACGCCTCAACCCTACGGAGGCCACGACGAACTTGTCAGTCGGTCCTCGTATCGTCGCGAGCGATGCAGGATTCGTTGTTCGACGGTGCCGCACCGCTCGCCCCGCATCGCCGGGAGCTGTCCGACGGTGCGTGGCTCGACGTGCGCACCGGGTGGCAGCCCGGCGCGGACGAGCTGTTCGCCGCCCTCCAGCGGGACGTTCCGTGGGTCGAGGAGCGCCGGCGCATGTACGAGCGGACGCTGCCCGTGCCCCGCCTGCTGCGCTACTACGGCGACGGGGCGGCGCTCCCCCATCCGGCCCTCACCGCGGCGCGGGACCAGCTCACGGAGCTGTACTGGGAGGACCTGCGCGAGCCCTTCACCTCGGTGGGGCTGTGCCTGTACCGCGACGGCGCGGACTCGGTGGCCTGGCACGGCGACACCATCGGCCGCGGCGCCACGCACGACACGATCGTCGCCATCGTCTCGCTCGGCGCCGCCCGCCCGTTCCTGATGCGCCCGCGCGGCGGCGGCGCGTCCACGAAGCTGACGGTCGGCCACGGCGACCTGCTGGCCATGGGTGGCTCCGCGCAGCGCACCTGGGAGCACGCGGTGCCCAAGGTGCCGCACGCGGGACCGCGGATCAGCGTGCAGTTCCGCGCCTCGGGCGTCCGATAGCTCACTGGTCATGACCTGGTGTGACAAGATGCAGGCATGATCGCGGACGGTCCGATTCCGAAGCACGAGCAGCTCCGGGCACTCCTGGAGCAGCGGTGCATGGAGGACCTCGAGCCCGGCGCCGCACTCCCCAGCGAGCGGCAGCTGTGCGAGGAGTACGGCGTCTCCCGGATCACCGTGCGCGAGGCGCTGCGGCAGCTCGTCGCCGAGGGCACACTGGTGCGGATCCGCGGCAAGGGTACCTTCGTCGCCGACCGGCCCGCACGGTCACGGCTGCACCTCGCTTCCTTCCACGAGGACATGCGCCGGCTGGGCCGCGCCCCGTCGACCGTGGTCCTGCAGACCGAACTGCGGGTGCCGCCACCGTCGACCACCTCGGCCCTGCAGATCCGTGCGGCCGACAAGGCCTACCACGTCAAACGCCTCCGCCTCGCGGACGGCGTGCCGATCTCCGTCGACGACGCGTGGTACCCGCAGGCGATCGCGCCGGGCCTCGACGCGCACGACCTGACGCAGTCGATCTACACGCTGCTGCGCACCGAGTACGGGCAGGCCATCGACCGCGCCGAGCAGTCCATCGGTGCGATCTCGTCGAGCGGGGAGCTCGCGCGCGTGCTCGGCGTCCCCTCCGGCACACCGCTGCTCGCGTTCGATCGGGTCGCCTTCGCGGGCGCCCGGCGAGTCGAGCACAGCTACTCCTGGTACCGCTCCGACCGGTACCAGGTGCAGATGACGGTCACCGAGACGGCCGACGCACCGTAGGACGGCGGACATCGTGACCTCACCCCCCGACGACGACGCCCACCGTTCCGTCGCCGCGCCGACGCCCGTTCGCGGGCACCGCAGCGTCGCGCCCGATCTGGCGCGCGGCTTCATGCTCGCCCTCATCGCCGTCGCCAACGTGCCGTACTTCCTGTGGGCCCGCCCCACGGGGACCGGCGGCCACGGCGCCGACGGCTCCTTCGCCGACCGCGTGGTGCAGACCGTCGCGATCACGGGCGTCGACGGCCGCGTGTACCCGATGTTCGCGTTCCTCTTCGGTTACGGCATCGTCCAGCTGTACGCGCGTCAGCTCGGCGCGGGCACCGCGCCCGCCGCCGCGCGGCGACTCCTGCGCCGGAGGCACTGGTGGATGGTGGTGTTCGGTTTCGTCCACGCCGCCCTGCTCTGGTACGGCGACATCCTGGGCGGCTACGCGCTCGCCGGACTCCTCCTGGTGTGGCTGTTCCTCCGTCGCTCGGATCGGACGCTGGCGATCTGGGCCGGGATCCTGGTCCTCCTCGCCGCCGCGTCCTCGGTGCTCGCCCTGATAGGGGCGGCATCGGACGGGGTGGACGGCGGCGCGGCGCCCGCGACGACGGACGCGAACGCCATCCCCGAGTACTGGGCGGCGCTGACCGAGCGGGTCGTGACGTGGGCCGTCATCGTGCTGCCGACGGCGGTCCTCGGGCTCCTCGTGCCCGCCGCGATTCTGCTCGGCATGCTCGCCGCCCGGCACCGCGTACTCGACGCACCGGCAGCGCACGTGCCGTTGCTCCGCCGGTGCGCCGTCGCCGGCATCGGACTGGGCTGGGCGACGGGCCTGATCCTGGCGCTCCAGAACCTGGAGGTGCTGCCGATCAGCCGCAGCACCGACTGGGCCTTCCTGCCCCTGTACGTCCTCGGCGGGCTGTTCGGCGGGCTCGGCTACGTGGCGGTGTTCGGTCTCGTCGCGGTACGCCTCGATCGGGCGCGGCGGGCCGACGGTGCGGTCGGCCGCGGCCCGGCGTTCGCGTCGGCGGTGCAGGCGCTGGGCAAGCGATCGATGAGCGGGTACCTCGCGCAGTCCCTGGTGTTCTCGCCGCTGCTCGCGGCGTGGGGGCTGGGCCTCGGCCAGTACCTGTCTGACTGGTCCGCGACGCTGCTGGCGATCGTCGTGTGGGCGGCGACCGTGGCCCTGGCCGTGCACCTGGACCTCGCCGGCCGGCGCGGACCGGCGGAGCGCCTGCTCCGGCACCTGGCGTACCCGCGACCAGCGGCCGGGACCGCGCGCCCCTACTCCGAGAAGCCGGACGACGGGGAGAAGCAGGTGGAGTAGAAGGCGCGGCCGAACGGGGTGATCTCGATCCGGCGACGGATGGTCTTCGCGTACCGACCCGCGCTGCTGAGCGCGTCGATCAGCTGCGGCTGCACCTGCAGCAGCTCGTAGCGCCGCACGTCCACCTGCTCCTTGGAGAACCAGATCAGGCCGAGGCGGTGCAGGTTGCCCAGGTACTCGGCGATCCGGTCCGGATTCCGGCACCCCGCGACCTCCGGGATCATCGACACGCCGGCGGCCACCGTCTCGGCGCCCACGCCGAACGGCCGGTTGGTGCGCACGTCGATCGCGGGCTGCGCACCGTCGTTGAACAGCAGCCGCAGGATGCGGGCCTCGTCCGGGCACAGCTCATCGAGGATGTGCTCGTAGGCGGGGTGCGGCGATTGCGCGCCGGCGGGCTCCGCGGACTGCGCGAGGAGACGATCGCCCTTGCGGCGGAGCTCCTCCGCGGTCGCGACGGGCTCGGGCGCGGCCTGCTCGAGCAGCTCGTCGACGACCTCGCCGTGCACCACGACGCGCGGGGCGACCTCGGTGGTCAGCGCCACGTCCACGAGATGGCCGGCTTCGCTGACGAACTGCTGGGTGAGGCGCTGGGCCGACCCGCCGAGTTCCCGCGTGACGCTGAACGCGGAGTTCGACACCCGGCCGAGGCGGCCCAGCAACCCGCCGGACTCCTGCTTCTCCGACGCGGCGATCTCTCCCCCGTCACGTACCGCGACCTCGCGGTTCGCGTCTGCACCCTCGTCGCCGGATGCCGCGGAGGCACGGGACTTCTCACTCACGTCTGTCACACCCCGAATATCGCTAGATGGAGGAACCCGGCGAAGGAGCCGAGCACCGCGCCGTGCAGGAACAGCAGCCACTCATCCTGCTTGATCGCGGACCGGAGCAACTCGCTGAGGTCCTCCGGACTGAGCTTGTTCATCCGCTCGATCACGAACTCGCGGACCTTGGTCTGCTGTTCGGCGACGAACTGCGGCTCGCTGACCGTCGCCTGCGCGACCTTGAGCGCCTCGGCGCCCACGAGCTGCGGCACCCGGTCGTACGCCTCCGAGCCGACCGACAGCTTGACGAACCCCCGGGCCCAGCCCGCCGCGTTGTCGATCGATTCGCGCAGCACCGATTCCACGGTCGCGCGCGTCCGGTCGGACCGCGGGCCGTGCAGCAACTCGTCGCAGATGTTCTCGATGGTGATCACCTTGTCGGCCATGACGATGGCGTACTGCTCGGCGATCTCCTTCTTCCGCTTGAGGAACAGCCCCTGCTTCCACGGCACCCACCAGGTCGGATGGATCGGCTCGAAGATCATCAGGATGCCGATGTAGTTGACGACGTAGCCGATCACGATCCCGCCGAGCGGCAGCAGCCACCAGTACGGGAAGAAGTGCAGCAGCGCGACGAGCAGGAAGCCCAT from Tsukamurella paurometabola includes the following:
- a CDS encoding DUF418 domain-containing protein produces the protein MTSPPDDDAHRSVAAPTPVRGHRSVAPDLARGFMLALIAVANVPYFLWARPTGTGGHGADGSFADRVVQTVAITGVDGRVYPMFAFLFGYGIVQLYARQLGAGTAPAAARRLLRRRHWWMVVFGFVHAALLWYGDILGGYALAGLLLVWLFLRRSDRTLAIWAGILVLLAAASSVLALIGAASDGVDGGAAPATTDANAIPEYWAALTERVVTWAVIVLPTAVLGLLVPAAILLGMLAARHRVLDAPAAHVPLLRRCAVAGIGLGWATGLILALQNLEVLPISRSTDWAFLPLYVLGGLFGGLGYVAVFGLVAVRLDRARRADGAVGRGPAFASAVQALGKRSMSGYLAQSLVFSPLLAAWGLGLGQYLSDWSATLLAIVVWAATVALAVHLDLAGRRGPAERLLRHLAYPRPAAGTARPYSEKPDDGEKQVE
- a CDS encoding GntR family transcriptional regulator; this encodes MIADGPIPKHEQLRALLEQRCMEDLEPGAALPSERQLCEEYGVSRITVREALRQLVAEGTLVRIRGKGTFVADRPARSRLHLASFHEDMRRLGRAPSTVVLQTELRVPPPSTTSALQIRAADKAYHVKRLRLADGVPISVDDAWYPQAIAPGLDAHDLTQSIYTLLRTEYGQAIDRAEQSIGAISSSGELARVLGVPSGTPLLAFDRVAFAGARRVEHSYSWYRSDRYQVQMTVTETADAP
- a CDS encoding Abi-alpha family protein codes for the protein MTDVSEKSRASAASGDEGADANREVAVRDGGEIAASEKQESGGLLGRLGRVSNSAFSVTRELGGSAQRLTQQFVSEAGHLVDVALTTEVAPRVVVHGEVVDELLEQAAPEPVATAEELRRKGDRLLAQSAEPAGAQSPHPAYEHILDELCPDEARILRLLFNDGAQPAIDVRTNRPFGVGAETVAAGVSMIPEVAGCRNPDRIAEYLGNLHRLGLIWFSKEQVDVRRYELLQVQPQLIDALSSAGRYAKTIRRRIEITPFGRAFYSTCFSPSSGFSE
- a CDS encoding alpha-ketoglutarate-dependent dioxygenase AlkB, with the protein product MQDSLFDGAAPLAPHRRELSDGAWLDVRTGWQPGADELFAALQRDVPWVEERRRMYERTLPVPRLLRYYGDGAALPHPALTAARDQLTELYWEDLREPFTSVGLCLYRDGADSVAWHGDTIGRGATHDTIVAIVSLGAARPFLMRPRGGGASTKLTVGHGDLLAMGGSAQRTWEHAVPKVPHAGPRISVQFRASGVR